The following coding sequences are from one Bradyrhizobium sp. 200 window:
- a CDS encoding enoyl-CoA hydratase-related protein, which produces MTSCINADTPENWMAEGPVLLSYHQHIATLILNRPEASNGMNIALMRSLHEAVMRCHAVPRVRVVHLRGNGPNFCGGGDVREFASKGEGLGDFLREVTAYLQMSVGALIRLNSIVVAEVQGFAAGGGGLGLVCASDIVIAGKSAKFLAGATRVGMAPDGGASVILPRLVGFRRAADIVLSNRIVAADEALAIGLVTRLTEDANLADEARNSVLRFASSAPRATAAAKRLLWTGLGISVESCLPEEARTVAELSATADAREGLAAVLEKRAPLFTGT; this is translated from the coding sequence ATGACCTCCTGCATCAACGCCGACACGCCCGAGAACTGGATGGCCGAAGGCCCGGTGCTGCTCAGTTACCACCAACACATCGCTACCCTGATCCTCAATCGACCCGAAGCCTCTAATGGTATGAACATCGCGCTGATGCGCTCGCTCCATGAGGCCGTGATGCGCTGCCACGCCGTCCCGCGCGTGCGCGTGGTGCACCTGCGCGGCAATGGCCCGAACTTCTGCGGAGGCGGCGACGTTCGCGAATTTGCATCGAAGGGCGAAGGGCTTGGCGACTTCCTGCGCGAGGTCACAGCCTATCTGCAGATGTCGGTCGGCGCATTGATCCGGTTGAACAGCATTGTCGTGGCCGAGGTCCAGGGCTTTGCCGCCGGCGGCGGCGGCCTCGGTCTCGTCTGCGCCTCCGATATCGTGATCGCGGGCAAGTCGGCCAAGTTTCTCGCCGGCGCAACCCGGGTCGGCATGGCGCCGGATGGCGGCGCTTCGGTCATTCTGCCGCGTCTGGTGGGATTCCGCCGTGCCGCGGACATTGTCCTTTCCAATCGGATCGTGGCGGCGGACGAGGCGCTCGCCATCGGCCTGGTCACCAGATTAACCGAGGACGCCAATCTGGCTGACGAGGCGCGCAATTCGGTGTTGCGTTTTGCCAGCAGCGCGCCACGGGCAACGGCCGCCGCAAAACGTCTGCTCTGGACCGGCCTCGGCATCAGCGTCGAATCCTGCCTGCCGGAAGAGGCACGGACGGTCGCGGAGCTTTCGGCCAC
- a CDS encoding aromatic-ring-hydroxylating dioxygenase subunit beta translates to MKQHDVFTAQRPMVRGGELLGQVEQFLFLEARLQDTHAYDEWESLWTDDAIYWVPANGATDPETQMSIIYDNRSRIRVRVNQLKTGRHHTQTPRSELARIVSNVELLEQIGDEVGARANVFIFEDNLRGETMWAARNEYRLRMLGGDFKMVRKKVSLVNSHKPIFTLSFLV, encoded by the coding sequence ATGAAACAGCATGATGTTTTTACGGCCCAACGCCCAATGGTGCGGGGAGGCGAACTTCTCGGACAGGTCGAGCAGTTTCTGTTTCTGGAAGCACGGCTCCAGGACACGCATGCCTATGACGAATGGGAATCGCTCTGGACGGATGACGCGATCTACTGGGTGCCCGCAAACGGCGCCACCGATCCTGAAACGCAGATGTCGATCATCTACGACAATCGCTCGCGTATCCGGGTGAGGGTCAATCAGCTAAAAACCGGTAGGCACCACACGCAGACGCCGCGGTCCGAGCTTGCCCGTATCGTTTCCAACGTCGAACTGTTGGAACAGATCGGCGACGAGGTGGGGGCGCGTGCGAATGTCTTCATCTTCGAGGACAATCTGCGCGGCGAAACGATGTGGGCGGCGCGCAACGAATATCGCCTGCGGATGCTCGGAGGCGACTTCAAGATGGTCCGCAAGAAGGTATCGTTGGTGAATAGCCATAAGCCGATCTTCACGCTGTCCTTCCTTGTGTAG
- a CDS encoding aromatic ring-hydroxylating dioxygenase subunit alpha — translation MTAAINPPSLIDYRGLIEPTRVNSRLYHDQKIFEQELERIWYRNWVYVGHVSEVPNRNDYVTKSIGPTPVLLVHDRTGQISLLLNKCPHRGNQLCAYREGNRSTFTCPYHSWTFSNTGELAGFAYADGYEGSDKTKFGLGRVPRIGIYRGFVFGSFATEGPSLEEHLGGAKASIDQLLANSPEGELELTAGFLQHRTKANWKFMLENETDGYHPAFVHSSVFQVTDSGIGKLYGPQSTALTRDFGNGHTEFDLRPEWRRIDEPLAWFGTTEGKLPDYVKAMGASYGPERARQIMIDGSPHIMIFPNLFIAEIQLFVLQPIAVDETIQHVTALQFKGAPDFNRRLRQQTMGSVGPAGLLLADDTEMYERNHRGALINDPEWLTLSRGIHRERRDENDYLVGHSTDEVPQRGIWRHYAQLMAV, via the coding sequence ATGACAGCAGCGATTAACCCACCTTCCTTGATCGACTATCGTGGCCTCATCGAGCCGACGAGGGTCAACAGCCGCCTTTATCACGACCAGAAGATCTTTGAGCAAGAGCTCGAACGCATCTGGTACCGCAATTGGGTCTATGTCGGGCATGTCAGCGAGGTGCCCAACCGGAACGACTATGTTACGAAGTCGATCGGGCCAACGCCGGTCTTGCTGGTTCACGATCGGACCGGCCAGATATCGCTGCTGCTGAACAAATGTCCGCATCGCGGCAATCAGCTCTGCGCTTACCGTGAGGGCAATCGCAGCACGTTCACCTGTCCTTATCATTCTTGGACATTCAGCAATACCGGAGAGCTGGCGGGCTTCGCCTATGCCGACGGCTACGAAGGGTCCGACAAGACCAAGTTTGGGCTCGGGCGGGTGCCGCGCATCGGCATCTATCGCGGCTTCGTCTTCGGTTCATTCGCCACCGAAGGCCCCTCGCTGGAGGAGCATCTCGGGGGTGCCAAGGCCTCGATTGACCAGTTGCTGGCGAACTCCCCCGAGGGCGAATTGGAGCTGACGGCCGGCTTTCTCCAGCATCGCACCAAGGCGAATTGGAAGTTCATGCTGGAGAACGAGACCGACGGATACCATCCGGCATTCGTTCATAGCTCGGTCTTCCAGGTAACCGACAGCGGTATCGGCAAGCTCTACGGTCCCCAGTCGACCGCGCTGACACGTGATTTCGGCAACGGCCATACCGAGTTTGATCTCAGGCCGGAATGGCGCCGGATCGACGAGCCGCTCGCCTGGTTCGGCACCACCGAGGGGAAATTGCCCGACTACGTCAAGGCAATGGGAGCGAGCTACGGGCCGGAACGCGCGCGTCAGATCATGATCGACGGCTCGCCGCACATCATGATCTTCCCGAATCTCTTTATCGCCGAGATCCAATTGTTCGTACTGCAGCCGATCGCCGTCGATGAGACGATCCAACACGTCACGGCGCTGCAGTTTAAGGGCGCACCGGATTTCAACCGGCGCCTGCGGCAGCAAACCATGGGATCGGTCGGCCCCGCCGGCCTGCTGCTCGCCGACGATACCGAAATGTATGAGCGCAACCATCGCGGCGCCCTCATCAATGATCCCGAATGGCTCACTCTGAGCCGAGGCATCCATCGCGAGCGGCGCGACGAGAACGATTATCTCGTCGGCCATTCGACCGACGAGGTGCCGCAGCGGGGAATTTGGCGCCATTACGCCCAGCTGATGGCGGTGTGA